In the Rhinolophus ferrumequinum isolate MPI-CBG mRhiFer1 chromosome 12, mRhiFer1_v1.p, whole genome shotgun sequence genome, ATGTCGGCGCACTGTGAGGGGATCTAGGCCTTTGTCGGGTGAGGTTGGTACCCAGCTGTCCTCAGTCTGCAGGAAGCGCAGCTTGGTAAGCTGGTGCAGGCCTGGTACCCGCCGCTTGACAATCTCAGCACAACTGACAGCCTTCCCTGCAGCCCGGCCAGAACCGGAGAACACCACATGCCTTGCGCTACCTCCCTCCAACCGACCCAGCGCCAGCCCCAGCAAGTTGCGGATTTTGCTGCCATCTCGGACCCGCATCTCCAGGGTATCAGGAGGTAGCTGGGGCATCGGAGAAGGTGCCGGGAGTTCCACAGAGCCA is a window encoding:
- the RPP25L gene encoding ribonuclease P protein subunit p25-like protein, with translation MEHYRKAGSVELPAPSPMPQLPPDTLEMRVRDGSKIRNLLGLALGRLEGGSARHVVFSGSGRAAGKAVSCAEIVKRRVPGLHQLTKLRFLQTEDSWVPTSPDKGLDPLTVRRHVPAVWVLLSRDPLDPNECGYQPPGAPPGLGPIPSSSCGPRPRRRARDTRS